The DNA window cagtaacagcgtccacacacactctctctacacatcACTTGAGGCCAAACATCATATCTGTCCGGATGTTCAGGATACGGCTGGGCTGTGTCAGTGAATGAAGCAACTGTGTTTTCCTCAGACAGACGAACACGTCTATTCACTGTGTTTAGATCCAGAGTGAGCTGAAGAGAATCTGTTTGAGACAGAACCACCATCATTTAACTCATCATCAGCATCATTTAATGTATTGACATATATTTGAAAATCATGTAAGTGAGATTCAGCTATTATAAGTGTTGTGGACTTGACTTTTCATGCTACGTCATTTTtgctaaaaacatttattagagCACTAGACATTGTTATCAGCTAATTTGCAAtggttattaataaaatactacAACAGTAATATGTATTGTTGCATGAATAATACACAGCTGTTATTATCCACCCCTAATTATAGTAAACAAATTTTGATGcagtaaatttaaaaaatttaaaaatgatcCTCTCTCCAAAGCATCTACTGTACATGTCTAAgtctcttttaaagtgtttattgtTGGGGTTATAATAGCAAATTTCTTAAACCCCCACCCAGTTCATCTGATAAAAACTACATGGTTTGTGTGTTGGAGGAGCGTTGGAGCTATGTTTTGAAAACGTGGTTTATGAAGATGCAAATGACATTGGTATGTAATTTGTGTCCTTTCGTGACACTTCCTGTGTCTTCATAAACCaacaatgcttaaaaacacaCATTCTAAATAACGTTTAATGTctgaatacagtaaaaaaaaaaaaaaactttacacctatggagagtccccttAAGCttaaatcatgtgtgtgtgtgtgcgcgcgtgtgtgtgtgtgtgtgtgtgtattttcaaagtgacttacactgTAGGAACTCTTCCCTAGTCTTGGGTTCATTGGTGGAGACAACAGTAATGTATGTTACtaagaaaataaacacacataattaAAATAGTTCTAATTGTTtactataataattatttgaGAAATGATCACTATTAAATAAACAATGCCTTGTTGTCTATTCATACATAATGTAACTAATTTCTGAAAAAGCTGTTACCTTGACCGGATATTTTTTCCAGCTCTTCTTTCCAGAGCTTCTCCAGTTTTTCCTTCAGTTCTGAGACAGATTTTTTCACATCATTATGAGAGAGAAGAGAACTGACGGTAACTCTGAATGTGTCGGTTGATTCCAGAGGTTCAGAGAAAGACTTCAAGCTCTAGAAATAATAAAAGTACAGAAATGTTAATAAGCAGTGTCCTTCTCCAGATATTTATTGCACATGCTTTTTCTTCAAATTAGCTTGCATGCAACATTAAAAAGACAGGATCGAGTGAAGCACATTGATCCAACATATGGACACTTAACACGTTTTTGCTTATGACAGCAGTCTTCTCTTTAACCTGTAAGAAGTGGATGTGATCATCCGTGTGTGGAAGCTGTTCCAGCTCAGCTTCTCTCTTCTGTAGAGCATCAATCTTCTGCTCCAGCTGCTCCAAGAgtccttcagctcgactcacttctgccttttcctgatctctgatcataTTTGTCACCTTAGATCTGTAACGACAGGTAaatgaggaggaagcaattgcaggcaataagatgatgtttattagaaagagagtccagaatgttggcaatggcaaggaaggtctacggtggcgtgagaagagctggatggtgaagtcgatggtgcaggtgaaggaggtcaatgggtgaaaccaggaacagaccggaacactgacacgaggacgacaacacgaatccaatccagcacacgaacacggaagacggtaatccaactaggacacggagacatgagagaggatctgacaacagagagagagcgaggtgagtataagtagctgaggtgtgatgaagatcagctggagcgagacaatcaacacccaggtgaagacaatcaactaaacgagcacatggggacaacgtaagtacaaaaacaataacaaaacatgacacggaggaaacactggatttcctaccgtgacagtaccctctcccctaggacgtcacctgacgttcccagcctgctttacctgtagattgtaatcatctataaggtggtgatccaatatgtcccgagcaggaacccagcttctctcctccggaccgtaaccctcccaatccaccaagtactgaaaaccgcgtcccctccgtctagagtccagaatacgattaaccgaataggtggtttccccattaacgagacgaggcggggggggaaccggggcaggcggattaagacgggaagaaatcaccgatttaattttggacacatggaacacgggatgaatcctcctgtacgccggaggaaggctaagacgcacggttaccggattaataatcttggtaatagaaaacgggccaataaatttgggagcaagtttgttagaaacggaacgcataggaatattctgggtagaaagccacactctttgaccgacgacgtaacggggaggcttcgaccggtggcgatcggccttagccttggtgcgcgacctagcctggagcagagctctgcgagctctggtccaggtgcggtgacacctctggactagtgcgtgtgcggaggggaccgaaacatcggattccgtactgacaaaattaggtggttggtaccctaaactacacttaaatggagacatgcccgtagatgacactggcaaagaattgtgtgcgtactccacaactgagagttgctgacaccaggacgaaggattactggaagccaaacatcgcaaaaccctctcgacatcctgattggctcgttcggtttgaccattgctctggggatggaacccggaagaaagactaacagtcgctcctaacaatttacaaaattctcgccaaaatttggacacaaattggggacccctgtcagaaaccacgtctgtcggaaggccatgtatgcggaagacgtggtcaatgacagctaccgctgtttccttggctgaaggtaatttgggcaagggaataaaatgagtcgccttcgagaaccggtccactacggttaaaatcaccgtattgcctttagagggcgggagggcggtgataaaatctagcgaaatatgggaccagggtcttgaagggacagacagcggtaagagtaacccatctggaggtcgattggaggtcttaccaatagcgcaaactgaacaagccaagacgaaatcgtggacgtcacgagccataccaggccaccaaaatcgttgcttgactagaaatctagttctactaacccctgggtgacaagcaacactggaacaatgaccccactggagaacgtctgaccgtaacccctccggcacaaacaatcggttcggtgggcaacgagccgggggcgttaccccttctaaggcggtcaacaccttcgattcgacctcccatctgagcgcggagataatgatggtccccggtaaaatgggctcgggagtagcagtacgatcggaacgctcaaaaagacgggataaagcatcgggtttgatgtttttggaacccggccggtaagaaagtgtaaaatcgaaacgaccgaaaaacaatgcccaccgagcctgcctggagttaagtcttttggcggttctaatgtattcgagattcttatggtccgtccatacaatgaaaggtacacccgacccctcaagccagtgacgccattcttccagtgcaagtttgactgccaacaactctcgattgccaatgtcataattaacttctgcaggagataaacggtgagaataatacgcgcacggatgcacctttccgtctgaggatgcgcgttgggataacactgctcctacccccacctctgacgcgtcgacctccactatgaattgacgtgagcgatcaggggtgacgagaatgggagctgaaacaaagcagcttttcagtttggcaaacgcagcctcagctgcgtctgaccacctgaacgtcaaactaggggaggtcaaggcggtcagaggagcggctagttggctgaaattgcgaatgaaacgccggtaaaaattggcgaaccccagaaatctctgcagggccttgcgagactctggggatggccaatttaccacagcct is part of the Carassius auratus strain Wakin chromosome 27, ASM336829v1, whole genome shotgun sequence genome and encodes:
- the LOC113046354 gene encoding tripartite motif-containing protein 16-like → MIRDQEKAEVSRAEGLLEQLEQKIDALQKREAELEQLPHTDDHIHFLQSLKSFSEPLESTDTFRVTVSSLLSHNDVKKSVSELKEKLEKLWKEELEKISGQVTYITVVSTNEPKTREEFLQYSLQLTLDLNTVNRRVRLSEENTVASFTDTAQPYPEHPDRYDVWPQVMCRESVCGRCYWEVEWSDGAGVSVSYRSIRRKGKTKDCIFGYNDLSWRLFYSDSSYSFWHNNKEIKFPVVSSSSRIGVYVDHRAGILSFYSVSDTMILIHRVQTTFTQPLCPGFWLYKSTVKLCHLRE